The following coding sequences are from one bacterium window:
- the lnt gene encoding apolipoprotein N-acyltransferase, which produces MDGSRLDGRVGQKPLGLYPRIGLVALGVALYVLSFPKAGVYGLAWFALVPLFVASRDLTPGQGFRHWFVFSFLVNVFGFYWMAPITAPGFVISALLMALYSGLGGVVLALVRRNVPRVPYWIVAALAWGATEYVKCLGFYAFPWLALGYSQARNLLAVQTASLFGVYGVSAVVIAFNALVAEAVEWLRRRSWRRALLPWGAAALVLAAVVHLGGLAALGEPTYPERPVRAAILQGGIPQDLKWAPYFITSGETYRIYEHQVERAIERTGTDYLDLIIWPESSANCYLERTPMWYTRVQGMVNRSGCRHLVGTQALDYEGEGGAGRHFNAAVLLEPGNPKALERYFKIHLVPFSETIPFGRDSELLKGLLERASNFNFGWRMPLFEVTPGRGPTPLPMPDTPVADDDPTTFSLAERPELTAELLPVPPPASGPVLARFGLLICFESIYPGIGLDYTRRGADFLVVITNDAWFRQSAAPYQHAEVSVLRAVESRVPVLRSANAGVSLWVDPWGRPSDETLLDTEDVVLVKIPRAEGPTPYMFWGDALPWAELGAFVLLALYAAVESYRRRGRGRHP; this is translated from the coding sequence TTGGACGGAAGCCGGCTCGACGGCCGGGTCGGGCAAAAACCCCTGGGGCTCTACCCCCGGATCGGCCTGGTCGCGCTCGGGGTGGCGCTCTACGTCCTCAGTTTCCCCAAGGCCGGGGTTTACGGCCTGGCCTGGTTCGCCCTGGTCCCCCTCTTCGTCGCCTCCCGGGACCTGACGCCGGGGCAGGGCTTCCGCCACTGGTTCGTCTTCAGTTTCCTGGTCAACGTCTTCGGTTTCTACTGGATGGCGCCCATCACCGCGCCGGGCTTCGTGATCAGCGCCCTGTTGATGGCGCTCTACTCGGGGCTGGGCGGCGTGGTCCTGGCCCTGGTCCGGCGGAACGTCCCCCGCGTGCCGTACTGGATCGTGGCCGCGCTGGCCTGGGGCGCCACGGAGTACGTCAAGTGCCTTGGCTTCTACGCCTTCCCCTGGCTCGCCCTCGGCTATTCCCAGGCGCGGAATCTCTTGGCGGTGCAGACCGCGTCGCTCTTCGGGGTGTACGGCGTCTCGGCCGTGGTCATAGCGTTCAACGCCCTGGTGGCCGAGGCGGTGGAGTGGCTGCGTCGCCGGAGCTGGCGGAGGGCCCTTCTACCCTGGGGCGCCGCGGCGCTGGTGCTGGCGGCGGTGGTACACCTGGGCGGGTTGGCGGCCCTCGGCGAGCCGACCTACCCCGAGCGGCCCGTGCGGGCGGCGATTCTCCAGGGCGGCATCCCCCAGGACCTGAAGTGGGCCCCCTACTTCATCACCTCGGGCGAGACCTACCGCATCTACGAGCACCAGGTGGAGCGGGCTATCGAGCGGACCGGCACCGATTACCTGGACTTGATCATCTGGCCCGAGTCTTCGGCCAACTGTTACCTGGAACGCACGCCGATGTGGTACACCCGGGTGCAGGGGATGGTGAACCGCTCGGGCTGCCGGCACCTGGTGGGGACGCAGGCGCTGGATTACGAGGGCGAGGGCGGCGCCGGGCGCCACTTCAACGCCGCCGTCCTCCTGGAGCCGGGAAACCCCAAGGCCCTGGAGCGCTACTTTAAAATCCACCTCGTCCCCTTCTCCGAGACCATCCCGTTCGGCCGGGACTCTGAATTGTTGAAGGGCCTCCTCGAGCGGGCGAGCAACTTCAACTTCGGCTGGCGGATGCCGCTGTTCGAGGTGACGCCCGGGCGGGGACCGACGCCCCTCCCCATGCCGGATACCCCAGTAGCCGACGACGATCCGACGACCTTCTCGCTCGCCGAGCGCCCCGAGCTCACCGCGGAGCTGCTGCCGGTGCCGCCGCCGGCCTCGGGACCCGTCCTCGCCCGTTTCGGCCTTCTCATCTGCTTCGAGAGCATCTACCCCGGGATAGGCCTGGACTACACCCGGCGGGGCGCCGACTTCCTGGTGGTCATCACCAACGACGCCTGGTTCCGCCAGAGCGCCGCCCCGTACCAGCACGCCGAGGTATCCGTCCTGCGAGCCGTGGAGAGCCGGGTCCCCGTACTGCGGTCGGCCAACGCCGGGGTGAGCCTGTGGGTAGACCCCTGGGGGCGTCCCAGTGATGAAACCCTCCTGGACACCGAGGACGTGGTTCTGGTGAAAATCCCCCGGGCCGAGGGGCCGACCCCCTACATGTTCTGGGGGGACGCCCTCCCGTGGGCCGAGCTGGGCGCCTTCGTCCTCCTCGCCCTGTACGCGGCCGTGGAGAGCTACCGGCGGCGCGGGAGGGGGCGACACCCGTGA